One Aegilops tauschii subsp. strangulata cultivar AL8/78 chromosome 2, Aet v6.0, whole genome shotgun sequence genomic window, GCCCAACGCCCATTAAGAAGCTATCCACGAAGGCCTGGTGAATGAGAGCTTTGAAAAACATCCTTAAGAATAACTTTTCTCCGTGCGTGTTAGGTTACGACCGTTCGAGTAAATTCTTCACGTGTCATGGAGTCAATTAGGGAGAAGAGCCGTTTTCTAGACGATGGTTTTGAAGATTTGCAATGTAGGTCAACGATCAATTCACCTGTAGTGCCCACACACATCTCGCCATTGCACAATTGATTAGCGAGTGCCCCATGAATCTCCCGCGCCACATAATTCGTGGGTAATGCCTTTGGCCATGTGTCCTTGCGCTAGAACCTCCCGTGTTAGAAGTGAATGTTGTGCAAGCATCCACAGAAAACACCTTCGGCTTCGAAGGTACACACATTTTCATAATTTTCTCTAGTGGCTCACATGGCTGGCCGACGAGCTTAGCCTCCCCTCTAGCCATTCCTTCCAGTGTTGCTTTGTTTTCGCAAGCATCTAGTAAGCCGAACGTCCGGTGAAGATTACAGTCTTTTCAAAATGCCATGCCTAGAAATCTTTACATACTCGAGCGCTAATTGGGATCCCCTTATAACACCCACAACCCACACCCATCAACAAAGAATATTGTAGAAGTCGGGAGCTCCTATTCGGCGCTTTAGGCGGCAAGGAAGCTCCATGGCAATCACGCACCAACGCTGGTGGGCCGACCCATGTAGATTTCGCATTTATTTCCCATGGTTCGCCAAATTGCGTTAAAAAGGATAAAATTCGCAAAAAGGGAAACATTTCTTTAATtcaaaaagttcatggattttgaTAAAAATCATGATCTTTTTAAAATTCATTGATTTGAAAAAACCATTGatttttttaaaaagttcatggattttgaaaaaaagttcatcgaattttgAAAAAGTTCAGCATTTTTTAAAAAGATCATTGAATTTTAATAGAAGACCATCAATTTGAAAAAGTCACCAGTTTTGAAAAAAGTTAatagaatttgaaaaaagttcaccaattTTTCTAAAAAGTTCGTCGATTTGAAAAAAAGGccatcaattttttttaaagtgcataaaaaattggaaaaagctcatcgatttgaaaaaaagttcaacaaatttttaaaaatgtgcatttcgagagaaaataaagaaaaaggaaaaataaaacaTGATGAAacaaaagaaacagaaaaaaatgaaaaaatgaaaaccggtccagaagaagaagaaaaaacggCTGGAGAAAGTGTAAAAGCATATAAAAGGAAATATATTATCACCACGTGTTGTTTGCCTGGTTGGTTAGTGTGAGTTAAACATGAGTTGGAGGTTGCGGGTTCTAGGTCCAACACTTCAGCCACGCATGTGTTTTGCGGATTAAACCAGAAAAAAGTGGAATGGGCCGGCCTAGCGCGGGGGAGGGGTGTGCGCCGGTTTGCCAAATGACCTATAAACCGGCGTCTGAAGTGCTACATAGGATACGCCGTCGATGTCTCCCTAAATTCCGCTCTGCCGACTAAGACATGTCAATAAAATCACAAGATTACCACCCGCAAAAAAAATCACAAGATTATGGGCCTCTATATTAGAGGAGAAAAAAACTATTTCTAGGTCCAACACTTTTATGTAATGAAGTACAGTGTACCCGGCCCAAAAAGTGAGATTCCATTGGACCCAAAATATTGAGGAGCCTTGCAAGTTCGTGACACACACCGGACGAGAGAAAACGGTGCCGGGCCGCCGCCCCTAAAATATCTCCGGGCCTCGCAAGGCAAGCTGCGGGAGCACGCAGACGAATGGGCCTCTGACAGCGGACCCCACTCGACGGGAACACGTAAACCACAAGATCCAGTCACGGCTAAAAAGCTCCCCCCTCCCCCACGTTTCGACGGAGCTCCCTTCCATCTCTcccccctttcttcttcctccccacgccagccgccgccccggacctagggtttccccgccgccgccgccgccgaatcgcagcaggaggaggaggagatgggcACGCCGGAGACCTCGCGGGAGCCGTGCCCGGACCGCATCCTCGACGACGTGGGCGGCGCGTTCGGGATGGGGGCGGTGGGCGGCTCCGTCTTCCATTTCCTCAAGGGCACCTACAACTCGCCCAACGGCGAGCGCCTGCTGGGCGGGGCCCAGCAGGTGCGCCTCAACGCGCCGCGCGTCGGCGGGAGCTTCGCCGTCTGGGGCGGCCTCTTCTCCGCCTTCGACTGCACCATGGTCTTCGTGCGCCAGAAGGAGGACCCCTGGAACTCCATCATCGCCGGCGCCGCCACGGGTGGCTTCCTCTCCATGCGCCAGGGCCCCGGCGCCGCCGGCCGCTCCGCGCTCATGGGCGGCTGCCTCCTCGCGCTCATCGAGGGCGCCGGCCTCATGCTCAACCGCGTCCTCGCCGCGCCGCAGAACCTCCCCCCGCTCCCCACCGACGACCCCAACCTGGCCGCCGCGATGGCGGGGGGAGGCGTCGGCGGCTTCCCAGGCATGCCCCAGCCACCCGTGCCCCCTGTGGAGGTCGGGAGCTCCGGCGGCGGGGGTAGTTGGTTCGGCGGCCTCTTCGgcaagaaggaggaggagaagaagccCAGCGGCAGCGGCGGCAAGTCGGAGATATTAGAGAGCTTTGATACGCCCAGCCCTCCGATACCTTCGTTCGACTACAAGTGAAAAAAAAGGTGCGTTCTTCTCTCCGATCTGTATTTTTGGATTCAATTTCAGATCTTTTCTCTTGCTGTTTTTAAGTTCGATCAGGTTTCTTCCTTAGCTTATTTATTACTTGGTGATGAGGCTGTCCGCGCTTAGGAGTCCATGTCGTGTACATCAAGAAGCCTTATTACCTCCTTATATCAGACACGATCGATCGTGTTATATATACTCTCGTTCTCGTTCTGTACCCCGGGAAGATTCTAGTTCACCACAACGCATCGAATCTTCAGATAGGGTTACGCGGCTAATACTATGTCGGCTCCTGTCTCCGAGAGAGATCTCTTCGAGAGAGAACCGTGCCCAGGCCGCATCATTGATGATGCAGGCAGTGCTTTCGCCATGGGTGCTGTCGGTGGTTCTGTCTATCACTTTTTCAAGGGCCTTCATAACTCGCCCAATGGTGCTCGAATTACTGGCGGCATGCAGGCCGCTCGCATGAACGCCCCTCGACTCGCCGGGAGCTTTGCTGTGTGGGGCACCCTCTTTTCCACCTTCCACTGCACCTCAGCCTACGTTCGCCGGAAGGAGGACCCCTGGAACTCCATCATAGGTGGCGCCGCCACTGGAGGGTTTCTCTCCATGCGGCAGGGCGTCAAAGCTTCTGGCCGCTCGGCACTTGTGGGTGGCTTTTTCCTCGCCCTCATAGAGGGCGCTGGCCTCATGGCCAACCGCTTCGCACCGCAGATGCTCCCGCCGCTCCCTGCCGATGATCCCAACATGGCCGCCGCCATCTCGATGGG contains:
- the LOC109786426 gene encoding mitochondrial import inner membrane translocase subunit TIM17-2 yields the protein MGTPETSREPCPDRILDDVGGAFGMGAVGGSVFHFLKGTYNSPNGERLLGGAQQVRLNAPRVGGSFAVWGGLFSAFDCTMVFVRQKEDPWNSIIAGAATGGFLSMRQGPGAAGRSALMGGCLLALIEGAGLMLNRVLAAPQNLPPLPTDDPNLAAAMAGGGVGGFPGMPQPPVPPVEVGSSGGGGSWFGGLFGKKEEEKKPSGSGGKSEILESFDTPSPPIPSFDYK
- the LOC109786417 gene encoding mitochondrial import inner membrane translocase subunit TIM17-1, which produces MSAPVSERDLFEREPCPGRIIDDAGSAFAMGAVGGSVYHFFKGLHNSPNGARITGGMQAARMNAPRLAGSFAVWGTLFSTFHCTSAYVRRKEDPWNSIIGGAATGGFLSMRQGVKASGRSALVGGFFLALIEGAGLMANRFAPQMLPPLPADDPNMAAAISMGGGGFPGLPQPVVSPAEVVSSSSGGSWFGGLFGKKEEKKPSGSAGMSEILESFEAPSPPIPSFDFK